GGGACGTGGTGAACGACGGCCTCAAGGTGCGCTTCTCGCGTGACATCCCGGCGCTCGTGCGCTCCATGATGGACGAGAACGTACGTGACGCGCTCGCCGCGCACGGATGGCGGCGCGAAGACGTGCGGCACTTCGTCGTGCATCCGGGCGGCGTGAAGGTCCTCTCGGCGTACGAGGAGGCGTTGGGCTTGGCGAGCGACGCGCTCGACTCGTCGCGGGAAGTTCTGCGCGAGTACGGCAACATGTCGAGCGTGACGGTGCTGTACGTGCTGGAGCGCGTCTTGCGTGACCGTCCGCGCGGCAAGGGCTTGTTGAGCGCGATGGGTCCGGGCTTCAGCGCCGAGCACGTGCTGTTGGAGTTTTGAGAGGAAGCCGTGCGCGAACGTCCGCTACACTCCCAAGGCATGACGACGAACCCACGGTTCACGGCGGCGATCGCGACGCCCCTGCTCGTCCTCGCGATCGCCGTGCAGCGCGCGCTCGAATTGCGCGTGGCGAAAAGCAACGAACGCTGGGCGCGCGAGCGAGGCGCGGTGGAGTACGGCCGCGAACACTACCCGCTGTTCTTTTTGCTGCACGGCGGCTGGTTGGCGTCGCTGCTGCTCGAAGGACGGCGGCAACATCGCCCGGTGTCCTGGGCGTGGCTGCTAGTGTGGTTGGTGATGCAGCCGACGCGCTACCTCGTGATTCGCACGCTGGGCCCCTTGTGGAACACCCGCATTCTGATCGTGCCGGGCGAGAAGCGCGTCACGCGCGGCGCGTTCCGCTTCGTGCGGCATCCGAATTATCTGGTCGTCGCGACGGAGTTGCTGAGCGGTCCGCTGGCCGTGAGGGCGCCGCGAACCGCCATCGTCTTCAGCGTGCTGAACGCGTTGCTGCTGCTGCTGCTTCGAATTCCGGCCGAGGAGCGCGCCTTGCAGGAATACGCGCGGACGGAACCGACGGCCGTCACGTCAACGGCATGAGGATCTCGCCGCCCTCGCCGCGCCGCTCGGATTGCAGGCCAGACGGCGTGTGCGCGAGTTGCAAGAGGGTGAACACCTTCACGCCGAGCATGTCGACGCGGCTGCGCCCGCCTTTCGAGGTGAATTCGATGCCGGCCGCGATGCCCGCGACCTCCAAGCCTGCCTGACGAGCGAGGGTGCTGAGCTCCAGCTCTGCGTGGCCTTGCGCGAACTCCAAGGTCGCGATGAGGGCCGTTCGGCGACCCAGCAGCGGCTTTTGCTCTACGACCCAGTGGTCGGAACGGTAGTGCGGCGCGAGGGTGGGCGTGCCGCGAGCGGACGTCACGGCGGCGGCGCGAAGGTCGGCGAGGGCCGTGGCGAACGCCAAGCTGCCATTTCCCACGCCGATGACGATGTCGAACTCGGGCAGACGCAACTTCAGGGCCTCGACGACTTCCTGCCACACCTCGACGGACAGGCCGTGCAGCGTTTCGTGCACCGCGCCTTCGTCGGGCAGCGCGGCGCGAATCTTGCGTTGCAGCTGTGTTGTCACGCCTTCATCGTACGATCATTGGCTGGGGCGTGTCGCGACACGGTGCGCGCGCAGCAAAAGAAGGTCTCGACGCGTGGTAGGGTGCGCGTCATGCGTGTCTCGCTTCCGTCCCTCGCCTCGTCCGGTACGGCCGTCGCGGTCGCCGTGACCGCCGGACACTTCATCAACGACGCTTACTCGGCGATGCTGGGGCCGCTCGGGCCTGCCGTGCAAGAACGCTACGGTACGACGATCACGGCCGTGACGCTTCTGCTGGCCGTGCTGTCGTTGACGTCGAGCGTGCTGCAACCTGTTCTCGGCATCCTCGGGGAGCGTGTGGACCGCCGCGTCATGGCGGCGTTCGGACCGGCGGCGACCGGCATCGGGTTGAGCTTCATGGGACACGTGCCCGCCTTCGGCGTGCTGGTGTTGCTCGTCGCCGTGGCGGGGCTTGGCAGCGGCCTCTTTCACCCGGCGGGCGCGGCTTACGTCGCGCGTTACAGCCCGCCGCAGCAGCGCGGGTTGTGGGCGAGCCTGTTCAGCGCGGGCGGCACGGCGGGCATGGCGCTCGGCCCCGTCTTCGCGAATGTCGGCCTCGACCGTCTGCCGATCTTCGCGCCCATCGGAATTGCCGTGGCACTCGTCACGTACGCCGTCACGCCGGCCGAGAAGCCGAGCGTCGGAAAACGGCCGACCGTGAAAGAGTACCTGGCGATTTTTCGTGGCGCGATGGTGACGTTGTGGGCGATGGCCGTGCTGCGCTCCCTCGCTTCGAGCGGGTACAACGCGATGCTGCCCTTCATCTTGGCAGGCAAAGGGTACGGCAGCGGCGCGACGGCGGTCGCGCTCGGCGTGTACAGCGTGGCGTCGGCGATCGGCGGCATCGTGGGCGGGCGGTTGTCGGACAAGCGAGGTCGCACGCCGATTTTGCGTTCCAGCATCTTGGCGACCGTACCGCTGTTCGCCTTGCTGATTCTCAGCAGCCCCAGCGCGTGGTGGTACTATCCGCTGACGTTTCTCGTGGGAGCGTTCGTGAACGCGTCCATCCCCGTCGGGGTGGTGACGGCCCAGGAGTACGCGCCGAAGCACGTCGCGGTCGCGAGTTCGATCATGATGGGCTTCTCGTGGGGCTTCGCGGGGTTGCTGTTGGTGTTCGTCGGGCGTCTCGCCGACTTCACGTCTCCGACCGTGGCGGCCCTCGCGTCGATCGCGTTGCTGCTGCCGAGCGTGTGGCTGGCGTACCGTCTGCCGGAGCCGACGCGCGCGAAGTTGGAGTGAGTCACTGGCGGGTGAACTTCAGCAAGTCCTTTTGCCAATTCACGATGTAGGCGGGTGAGAACAAGCTGACGTCGTCGCCCGTGACGAGCGCGAGGCTGCCGCCGAGGGGGCCGCCTCGCACGGCGTACACGTCCTGGTCGCCGCTTCGCCCGAGGTTGGAAACTTCCGACGTGCCGACGAGGTCGGCGAGCGTGCCCTTCACGTCCGTGAGGTCCAGGCGCCACGACGTCGTGCGTTGCTCTTTGTCGAACGTCACCTTCACGCCGCGGGCGTCCACAGGCGGGGTCCGACGCCATTCGATTTCACGCCGCAAGCCGTCGGGAAGGCGTACGAGACGGTCCTTGACGTTGTCGTACGATCCGGCGGCGAGCATCAGGAGGCGATCGGGAGTCGAGACGCCGTTCTTGGCGGGCGAAGCGCACGAGGCGAGCGAAAACAGCACGGCGGCGAAGAGGGCGTGGGCGGAAGGACGAAACACCACGTCAAGGTACGCCGCTCGGGCGCGCACGACTGTAGGTCAGGTGCGCGCACCCGGTCGCACCGTCACATGTTAAGTCTTTCTTCACGTTCGGATGAGATACACTGGATGTGGTGAAACGAACGCGCTCGTTCTGGATCTTCGCGCAGGAGCGCTCGGCGTGAGCGGGAAGCGCATTCTGCTCGTGGACGACAACCACCACGATGTGGAGCTGGCGCTTGCCGCCTTCGAGGAAGGCAACTTGCGATCGGCGGTCGTTGTGGCGCACAGCGGCGAGGAGGCCCTCGACTACTTGTACGCCCGCGGCCGCTTCTCGGGACGCGAAGGGGGGCATCCCACGGTGATCCTGCTGGACCTCAAGATGCCTCACATGGATGGCGTGGCCGTCCTGCGGGCCATCAAGGCGGACACGACGTTGCAGGGCATTCCGGTCGTGATGTTGTCCACGAGCCGCGAGGACGGTGACATTGAGGCCTGCTACCGTGTCGGCGCGAGCGCGTACGTCGTCAAGCCCGTGGACTTCACGCAGTTCATCGAGGCCGTGAAGACCATCGGTGTGTTCTGGGCTCTTTTGAACGAGCATCCGCCGGGCGGCGCGCGCCGTTGACACCCGCTCGTGGTGTAGAATGAACTGCCGCGCCGCGCTTTTTGCTTCGCCGCGCGGCCTCGAAACGAAGTTTTCGCGTCGACGTTCGTTTCGTGCATGACAAGGCGTGGCGCCAGCGATGCTCGCGACCGAAGATCGTCTTCGGGAAGAGGATGGGCCGTTGGACGGACTCGCCGTTTTCGTCGCCGTTCGCTTCGCGCGGTCACGCGCCGCCTCTCTTGAGGGGCCGAACGAGTCGATCGACGCTTTTTGGTTCACCATGAACAAGAAACAACGCTTTCAGACGGTGGTTTCCACGCCCGGCACCTTCGAGGCGCGGTTGCGTGCCCTTTCGGAGTTGCCCGCTCCCGCCTCGCGGGACGGCGCGTACAACGAGGTGCGCGAAGGGCTCGTGCGCGAGGAGCGGGAAGCTCTGGAGCACGTCGTGGAACTGCAACAACTCCTCCTCTCTCTCACGCAAGAAGGGCGATCGCGCGAAGCGGCCCGCCTGTTGGCCTTGCAAGCCGACTTCGCGGGATACGCGCGCGGCTACAGAGCAGGCTTGCGCGCGGCGCGGCGCCTCACGGACTCCGCGCACGTCAAGGCGAGCCGCGCCCTCGAAGGCTTGCAAAACGAGGTGTTGCGCCTCAACGACGAGGTCGCGCGTCTCAAGAAGGAACTCGACGATGCGAAGGCGGCCAAGGACAAGAAGATCCGCAGCGTTCGCAAAGACGGCGTGCACGTGCCCGAGAACGCCGACGAGGCGCGGCGCGTGGCGCGCAACATCGAGGAGTTCCTCAAGATCGCCGAGGATTACACCATGGACCTCGAAGAAATTCGCGCGCGTCTGCCCGAGGAGGCGAACGTCCGTGACGCCCTGCACCACCTGCTGTTGACGCGCCGCGTGACCCTCAACGGCACGGTCCTTCGCCTCACGACCGCCAATTGACGCGGAGACCTTCAAGGCAAGAAGAAGCTTGAGCCGCGTCGTCACCTTGGACCCTTCGTGGAAGGCATGAGCTGCCCCTCCCTGCGCACACGAGATCGAAGGCGCCTCGAAGCGCACGGACAGCGTGCATTTCTCGCAAGCCGAACTCGACGAAGCCGCCACCTCGCCCACCATCCTGGAGCGCCCCTGCACGAAGCGCGCCCGTTGACGCTCCAACTTACCGACGCGCACGGCGCGTCGCTTGTCGAGGTCGCCCTCGAACACGCGGGGGAATGAAGGGTAGGCTGAAGGGCGTGACGAGCACGAACGAGACTTCCGCCCGCGGCGCCGACGCCAAAGAGCGTTACGACGCCTTCAAAGCCCAAGGCCTCAAGCTCAACATGCAGCGCGGCCAGCCCAGCGACGCCGACTTCGACCTCTCGAACAAGATGCTGAGCGTCCTCGGCACGCAGGACTACACGACGCCCTCGGGCCTCGACACGCGCAACTACCCTGGCGGCGTCAACGGGATTCCCGAAGCGCGCGCGCTCTTCGCCGAGTATCTGGACATCGACGCCTCGGAAGTCCTCGTGTGGAACAACGCCTCGCTGGAAGTGCAGACGCACGTCCTCACGCTGGCCCTTCTTCGGGGCTTGAAGGGCAGCGCGGGTCCCTGGGTGGCGCAGAAGCCGAAGATGATCGTGACGACGCCCGGCTACGACCGACACTTCCTGCTGCTCGAAACGCTCGGCTTCGAACTCGAAGCGGTCGACATGCAGCACGACGGGCCCGACGTCGACGCCGTGGAGCGCCTCGCAGCCGACGAGCGCGTCAAAGGCATCCTCTTCGTCCCGACCTATTCCAATCCGGGCGGCGAGACGATTTCCGAGGAGAAGGCCAAGCGCTTGGCGAATCTTTCCGCCGCCGCGCCCGACTTCACGATCTTCGCCGACGACGCGTACCGAGCGCACCACCTGCACGACGACGACCGAGACACGCCCGTGAACTTCGTGCGTCTGTGCGAGCAGGCAGGGCGGCCCGACCGCGCCTTCGTCTTCGCGTCCACATCGAAGATCACCTTCGCGGGCGCGGGCCTCGGATTCGTCGGAAGCAGCGCCGCCAACATCAAGCTCCTCGGCGGCTACCTCGGCGCGATCTCCATCGGTCCGAACAAAGTCGAGCAGTTGCGGCACGTGCAGTTCCTGCGAAGCTACCCGGGCGGTCTCGAAGGCCTCATGCGCGACCACGCGCGCCTCATCGCTCCGAAATTCGCGGCGGTCGAGGACGTCTTGCGACGCGAGCTCGGCGGCAGCGGCCTCGCCACGTGGACGACGCCCAAGGGCGGCTACTTCATCTCGCTCGACACCGCCTTGCCGATCGCGAGCCGCGTCGTGGAACTCGCCGACGCGGCCGGAGTGAGCCTCACGCCCGCCGGCGCGACGTATCCGAGGAGCGCCGACCCGAAGAACGCGAACATCCGCCTCGCCCCCACCCGTCCCACCTTGGAGGACGTGAAGGCCGCCATGGAAGTCGTGGCGGTGTGCGTCCGGGTGGCGAGCGAAGAGTATCGAGCCTGAGCTTCCCCTTCCCTTTCCGGCCCCTCTCGCTCTTGAGAGGGGCCGTTCGTCTCAAGCTTCGTACACGAGGCGCAGTCCGACGTGCGACGACGCCGAATCGGCCTCCATGAATTGCCGCGCGGCCGGACGAAAGCGAAAGCAGTACTCGGGCGCGCAAAGATGCGAGCCGCCCTTGACCACGAGGCGACGCGTGCGCCGAGCCGGGGGCGCGCAGCACGACGAGGACACGGGAGATGACGGCGCTTCGTCGCGCGTCCACTCCCACACGTTGCCCGCCATGTCCACGAGGCCGAAACCGTTGGCAGGAAAGGACCCCACGGGGGACGTGCGGTCGAAGCCGCCCAACGCGAGGTTTTCCCACGGAAAGCGGCCCTGCCAGGTGTTCGCCATGACGCGCCCGCCAGGATACGCTTCGTCGCCCCACGTGTACGTCGCGCCCTCCAGACCGCCACGCGCCGCGTACTCCCACTGGGCCTCGCTCGGCAGCCGTCCACCCGCCCAAGCCGCGTAAGCGAAGGCGTCCTCGGCGGTGATGTGCACCACGGGATGATCTTCGCGGCCCTTCAGCGTCGAGCCAGGCCCTTCGGGCGCACGCCAATTCGCTTCGTCCACGAACGTCCACCACCGCTCGGAAGCGTCGAGCGGAACGGGACCGGACGTGCCCACGAACACCGCCGAGCCGGGCCGAAGCAAGGCCGGATCGATGCCCGGATAGTCCCTCGGGTCGGGCGCACGCTCGGCAGCCGTCACGTAGAGAGTTTCTCGCACGAAGCGCGAGAACTTCGCGTTCGTCACCGGCGCCGTGTCGATCCAGAAGCTGCCGACGGTCACGCGTCGCCGAGGCTTTTCCTCGGGGTAATGCCGATCCGAGCCCATGAGGAACGACCCGCCCTCGATCCACGTCCTGCCTTCCACGACGCGCATCATCTCGTATGCTGAACGCGATGCCAAGCTTGGGCGTGATCGCCGACGACTTCACCGGAGGAACGGACGTCGCCAGCAACCTTCGAAGCGCCGGATGGCGCGTCGTGCAAACGATCGACGTGCCGGACGGCACCGAGGCGATCGACGCGGACGCGGTCGTCGTCGCCCTCAAGTCCAGGACCGCGCCGCCCCAAGACGCGGTCTTGGACTCGCTCGCCGCCTTGGCATGGCTGCGCCGCCAAGGATGCACGCGCTTCTACTTCAAGTACTGCTCCACCTTCGACTCCACCCCGAGGGGTAACATCGGCCCCGTCATCGACGCGTTGCTGAACGCGCTCGGCGAGACGTTCACCATCGCGTGTCCCGCCTTTCCCGACAACGGACGCACGGTGTACGCGGCGCACCTGTTCGTGCACGGCGTCTTGCTGAGCGAAAGCGGCATGAGGAACCACCCGCTCACGCCGATGACGGACGCGAACTTGCCGCGCGTGCTGTCGGCGCAGTCCGCCTCGAAAGTCGGCGCGCTGAACTTGCCTTTCATTTTGCGAGGCGAAGCGAGGGAGGCACTTCGGCGCTTGCGCGCGGACGGCGTCAACGTCGCCATCACGGACACCGTCACGAACGACGATCTCGCGCGACTCGCGGACGCCACGAGCGACTTGACGCTTCTCACGGGCGGATCGGGCCTCGCCGCGTACCTCACGCCGCCCGCCGAGCGGGCAGGCGCGCCCTTCCAAGCGCCGCGCGGCCCTCGCGCCATCCTGGCCGGAAGTTGCTCGCCCGCCACGCTCGCGCAACTCGGGCACGCCCGAACCTCCTACCCGTCGCGGCATCTCGATCCCCTGGACCTCGCGCGCGACTTCGACGGGGCCGTGAACGACGTCGTAACTTGGGCGGCAGCGAGGCTCTCGGACGTGCCCGTGGTGATCGCCGCGAGCGACGAACCTGCGCGCGTGAAGGCCGCGCAGAACGCGCTCGGCGTGGAACGTGCCGGTACGCTCGTCGAGGACGCCCTCGCCCGCATCGCGGCGCGTCTCGTCGACCTCGGCGTGCGGCAACTCGGCGTAGCGGGCGGCGAGACGTCCGGCGCGGTCACGAAGGCGCTCGGCGTTCGCAGCTTGGAGATCGGGCCCGCGATCGACCCGGGCGTTCCGTGGACGATCGCGCGCGGAAGCGGCGACCCCATCGCCCTCGCGTTGAAGTCCGGCAATTTCGGCGGCGAGGACTTCCTCGTGCGGATGTGGAGCGTGCTGCCGTGACGGAGCGCGAAGCGCGCGAGCAACTCGTGGAAGTCGCGGCGAGCTTTCACCGTCGTGGGCTCAGCCCCGGCTCGTCGGGCAACCTCAGCGTGCGCCTTCCCGACGGCTTCTTGTGCACGCCCACGAACGCCAGCCTCGGAAGCCTCGACCCTCGGCGTCTGTCGAAGCTCGACGAGGGCGGCGCGCACGTGTCGGGCGACCCGCCCACGAAGGAGACGTTCTTGCACCTCGCGATGTACGGCCAGCGGCCGGACGCGAACGCCGTCGTGCACCTCCACTCGCCGTTCGCCGTAGCGGTGTCGTGCCTCGCCGACCTCGACGAGCGCAGCGTCCTTCCGCCCATCACGCCGTACTTCGTCATGCGCGTCGGAAAGCTTCCCCTCGTCGAGTACGTTCGGCCGGGCGATCCGAAGCTCGGCGAGGCCGTCGCGAACGTCGCGCGTTCGCACGCCTGCGTCCTGCTCGCGAACCACGGTCCCGTCACGTCGGGCCGCACCCTCGGCGAAGCCGTGAACGCTGCCGAGGAGCTCGAGGAGACGGCGCGCCTCTACCTCACCTTGCGGGGACAAGCGCTGCGGGTGCTGACGAGCGAG
This genomic stretch from Deinococcus yavapaiensis KR-236 harbors:
- the otnC gene encoding 3-oxo-tetronate 4-phosphate decarboxylase, with translation MTEREAREQLVEVAASFHRRGLSPGSSGNLSVRLPDGFLCTPTNASLGSLDPRRLSKLDEGGAHVSGDPPTKETFLHLAMYGQRPDANAVVHLHSPFAVAVSCLADLDERSVLPPITPYFVMRVGKLPLVEYVRPGDPKLGEAVANVARSHACVLLANHGPVTSGRTLGEAVNAAEELEETARLYLTLRGQALRVLTSEQIDELRRVFGAHWPDE
- a CDS encoding formylglycine-generating enzyme family protein, with the protein product MMRVVEGRTWIEGGSFLMGSDRHYPEEKPRRRVTVGSFWIDTAPVTNAKFSRFVRETLYVTAAERAPDPRDYPGIDPALLRPGSAVFVGTSGPVPLDASERWWTFVDEANWRAPEGPGSTLKGREDHPVVHITAEDAFAYAAWAGGRLPSEAQWEYAARGGLEGATYTWGDEAYPGGRVMANTWQGRFPWENLALGGFDRTSPVGSFPANGFGLVDMAGNVWEWTRDEAPSSPVSSSCCAPPARRTRRLVVKGGSHLCAPEYCFRFRPAARQFMEADSASSHVGLRLVYEA
- a CDS encoding response regulator; the protein is MSGKRILLVDDNHHDVELALAAFEEGNLRSAVVVAHSGEEALDYLYARGRFSGREGGHPTVILLDLKMPHMDGVAVLRAIKADTTLQGIPVVMLSTSREDGDIEACYRVGASAYVVKPVDFTQFIEAVKTIGVFWALLNEHPPGGARR
- a CDS encoding MFS transporter — protein: MRVSLPSLASSGTAVAVAVTAGHFINDAYSAMLGPLGPAVQERYGTTITAVTLLLAVLSLTSSVLQPVLGILGERVDRRVMAAFGPAATGIGLSFMGHVPAFGVLVLLVAVAGLGSGLFHPAGAAYVARYSPPQQRGLWASLFSAGGTAGMALGPVFANVGLDRLPIFAPIGIAVALVTYAVTPAEKPSVGKRPTVKEYLAIFRGAMVTLWAMAVLRSLASSGYNAMLPFILAGKGYGSGATAVALGVYSVASAIGGIVGGRLSDKRGRTPILRSSILATVPLFALLILSSPSAWWYYPLTFLVGAFVNASIPVGVVTAQEYAPKHVAVASSIMMGFSWGFAGLLLVFVGRLADFTSPTVAALASIALLLPSVWLAYRLPEPTRAKLE
- a CDS encoding aminotransferase class I/II-fold pyridoxal phosphate-dependent enzyme, which produces MTSTNETSARGADAKERYDAFKAQGLKLNMQRGQPSDADFDLSNKMLSVLGTQDYTTPSGLDTRNYPGGVNGIPEARALFAEYLDIDASEVLVWNNASLEVQTHVLTLALLRGLKGSAGPWVAQKPKMIVTTPGYDRHFLLLETLGFELEAVDMQHDGPDVDAVERLAADERVKGILFVPTYSNPGGETISEEKAKRLANLSAAAPDFTIFADDAYRAHHLHDDDRDTPVNFVRLCEQAGRPDRAFVFASTSKITFAGAGLGFVGSSAANIKLLGGYLGAISIGPNKVEQLRHVQFLRSYPGGLEGLMRDHARLIAPKFAAVEDVLRRELGGSGLATWTTPKGGYFISLDTALPIASRVVELADAAGVSLTPAGATYPRSADPKNANIRLAPTRPTLEDVKAAMEVVAVCVRVASEEYRA
- the otnK gene encoding 3-oxo-tetronate kinase; amino-acid sequence: MPSLGVIADDFTGGTDVASNLRSAGWRVVQTIDVPDGTEAIDADAVVVALKSRTAPPQDAVLDSLAALAWLRRQGCTRFYFKYCSTFDSTPRGNIGPVIDALLNALGETFTIACPAFPDNGRTVYAAHLFVHGVLLSESGMRNHPLTPMTDANLPRVLSAQSASKVGALNLPFILRGEAREALRRLRADGVNVAITDTVTNDDLARLADATSDLTLLTGGSGLAAYLTPPAERAGAPFQAPRGPRAILAGSCSPATLAQLGHARTSYPSRHLDPLDLARDFDGAVNDVVTWAAARLSDVPVVIAASDEPARVKAAQNALGVERAGTLVEDALARIAARLVDLGVRQLGVAGGETSGAVTKALGVRSLEIGPAIDPGVPWTIARGSGDPIALALKSGNFGGEDFLVRMWSVLP
- a CDS encoding isoprenylcysteine carboxyl methyltransferase family protein, with product MTTNPRFTAAIATPLLVLAIAVQRALELRVAKSNERWARERGAVEYGREHYPLFFLLHGGWLASLLLEGRRQHRPVSWAWLLVWLVMQPTRYLVIRTLGPLWNTRILIVPGEKRVTRGAFRFVRHPNYLVVATELLSGPLAVRAPRTAIVFSVLNALLLLLLRIPAEERALQEYARTEPTAVTSTA